Below is a window of Paenibacillus bovis DNA.
CAGTCGATTGACAAAGGACAAATGGAAGGAGCACGCTCACTGGGGATGAAGCCTTCCCTGGCAATGCGTCGTATTATTTTGCCCCAGGCATTACGGCGCGCGCTGCCGCCGCTCGGCAACCAGTTTATTATCGGACTCAAGGATTCTTCGCTGGCTGCGTTTATTTCCATGAATGAACTGTTCAATGTAGCGACTACACTCGGTTCGAATAATTTTGACGAGATGACCTATCTGTTGATCGCAGCTCTTTATTATCTGATTCTGGTCGGTATTCTTACACTACTCGTACGCATGTTTGAACGGAAAATGGCTGTCAGCGAACGATAATTATACGCAGATTTTAGATCACTTGCAGATTCAGCAAAGAAGGGAATGGATAGATCATGCCGGTAAAAGAAATGATCTCTATCGAGGGGTTAACCAAATCATTCGGAGAACTTCAGGTACTCAAAGGAGTCGATCTTACCATTGCCGAAAGCGAGGTTGTCTGTCTGGTCGGAGCGAGTGGCTCGGGCAAAAGTACGCTGCTGCGCTGCCTGAACTTTCTGGAGAAAAAAGACGGAGGCATTATCCGCTTTGAAGGCAAAGAGATTGATCCCAAAAAGGATGATCTGAACAAAGTACGTGAAAAAGTCGGTATGGTATTTCAGCATTTCAACCTGTTTCCCCACAAAACAGTGCTGGAAAATATTATTGAAGCACCTGTAATGGTCAAAAAAATCCCCAAGCAGCAAGCGATACAGGAAGCGCGTGAGCTGCTGCGCAAAGTTGATCTGGAAGACAAGGCAGATGTATATCCGAACAAGCTGTCCGGCGGACAAAAGCAGCGGGTTGCTATCGCTCGTGCTTTGGCAATGAAGCCGGATATCATGCTGTTTGATGAAGCGACTTCCGCCCTTGACCCGGAGCTGGTCGGCGAAGTGCTCAAAACCATGCGGGAACTCGCGGAAGAAGGCATGACTATGGTAGTCGTGACACATGAGATGCATTTTGCACGCGAAGTGGCGGATACGGTAGTGCTGCTGCATGACGGCAATATTATTGAAAAAGCGGAGGCCGAACAGTTTTTCACTGCTCCGCAGGAAGAACGTACACGGGAATTTTTGCAAAGGACGGTATTAAACGGATAATAACGTGAAAGGAGCATTACACGAGATATCCTGTTTTATGCCCATTATGAAATAACATGAGCACGAGGAAAGACTTAGTGCTTATGTTATTTTTGTGAATATAGAGAGATCCCGGCAAAATAAAGGGTAATAAACAGTATTTAACGTCAATTTCACATTTGGACTATATTGTTGCTTAATTCGATATTTGACTGAATACGCTTCGGAAAAGCAAGTAATCCGATTCAATATTGTTATCTTTTCCTGTGAAAAATGTGGGTTTGATTATCGTTCCCCACAACCCCTGTAAAAAGGAGGAAAATGACCGAAAAGACTGGTCTGATGCAGTGTGACGAAACGGGTTGCCACGTTGTGGGAGTAAATAATATGATGTATGATAATGGAGATAGGTTCAACAGACAACCATGTGGAGGCAGCCCATTGAATGATATGATGCAAAGTCGTTACCCGTTTCCCCGCAATGCCATCTCGCTGATGCAGCGGGTGTATAAGTATGGTTTGCCGGAGGTACGCCAGGAGCTTGATGTCTGGCGAAGTATGGCAGAACGCATGCCGGACGAGGAACTCAGGAAACAGGCGCTTGCAAGTATCGCTACCAAACAGTTTCACTGTGAAGGGGGAGCCATCTATGCGGTGGCTAACATATCCCAGCGTCATATTCTGCTTCCGTTGATTGTCGCGTTTCAGACGATTAGTGATTATTTAGATAATCTGTGTGATCGCAGTACATCAATGGACCCGGATGATTTTCGTCTGCTGCATCAATCGATGCTGGACGCGGTTACTCCGGATGCGCAGCCGGTGAATTATTACAGGCTGCGAACGGAACAGGAGGATGGAGGCTATCTGGAAGCGCTGGTGACAACCTGCCAGCAGAATGTAAGCAAGCTTCCTGATTATGATGCTGTATTTCCTTACGTACGTGATTTGGTAGGATTATATTGTGACTTGCAGGTGCACAAACATATTGCTCCTGAGCTAAGAGAATCTGCACTGCTTAACTGGTGGTCAGAGAACAAGTACCGTACTCCTCATTTGCAATGGAATGAATTTGCTGCTGCGACAGGATCGACTCTGGGTGTGTTTATGCTGTTTCTTGCCGCAAGCGGCTTCGGTCTGGATGATACAGGTGCCAAGCAGGTTTATTCCGCTTACTTCCCGCATGTATGCTGTCTGCATATTATGCTCGATTATGTGATTGACCAGGAAGAGGATCGCCGTGGTGGTGACCTGAACTTCTGCAATTATTATGATTCGCCGGATACGATGTATGAACGGATCGAACAGATTGTGGATTGGGCACGCCGGGATGTGAACACTATTCCGGGAACTTCTTTTCATCGCATGATTATCGAAGGATTGGTAGCCCTGTATTTATCGGATCCCAAAGTGAGTGAGCAGCAGGAAGTGCGAACCGTCTCCAGGCGTCTCATGCGTAAAGGCCCGTTAACACGTGTCTTTTTCATGGTGAACAGCCGCTGGATTCGTAAGTATATGTATGAACATTAACAAGGGGGACATCACAATGTCAGCAGTAGAATCAGCAGTTAAAAAAATCGCAGTATTAACAAGTGGAGGAGACTCCCAGGGTATGAACGCAGCCGTACGCGCCGTTGTGCGTAGCGGTCTGTATTATGGTCTTGAAGTATGCGGTATTCAGCGCGGCTATCAGGGTCTGCTGAATGAAGATATTTTCCCGATGGATCTGCGCAGCGTAGGTGACATCATCCAGCGCGGAGGTACTATTCTGCAGTCGGCACGATGTAAAGAGTTTATGACACTCGAAGGTCAGCAAAAAGGTGCAGATATCCTGCGCAAGCACGGTATTGACGGGCTGATCGTTATCGGTGGCGACGGTTCCTACCAGGGTGCCAACAAGCTGAGCAAGCAGGGCATCAATACGATGGGACTGCCGGGTACGATCGATAACGATATTTCGTTTACCGACTATACTATCGGTTTTGATACATCGGTTGGCGTTGTTGTCGATGCTATCAACAAACTTCGTGACACGATGTCTTCTCACGAGCGCGTATCTATCGTTGAAGTTATGGGACGTCATTGCGGCGATATCGCTTTGCATGCCGGACTGGCTTCTGGAGCGGAATCTATTCTGGTACCGGAAGTTCCGTTTGACCTCAAAGAAATCGCGGATCGTATGCATCACAACTTTGCTTGCGGTAAGCGTCACAGTATCATTATCGTAGCCGAAGGTGCCGGACGCGGCGAAGACGTAGCAGAGCAGCTGCATCTTCAATATCCGAACCTGGAGCCACGTGTAACGGTACTGGGCCATATTCAGCGCGGCGGAACACCAACACCACGTGACCGCAATCTGGCGAGTCTGCTGGGTGACTTTGCGGTGCGCAAACTGATTGAAGGCGAGTCCGACAAAGCCTGCGGCGTTATCAAAGGCGAACTTGTACTGACCGATATCGATAAAGTAGTCAACAGCAAAAAAGAATTCGATCATGCTACGTATGAGCTTGCTCTGCGTCTGTCCCAGTAATCAAGATAGCCGGTATTTGGCTTTATTGATTATAGAATAGACAGGGATCGATTATAGAAGATTAATACAGCCTGCACCGTTTTTCGGAAGCAGGCTGTATATATTTCTTCGCCTAACAATGATTATCATTACATAGAAGTTCATTTTAAGTATCGTTTCTGCAAGAAATTGTAATTTAACGGTAATTATTTTGCTTAAAAGTTAGAAGATAGCAGCAAATTATTGTACTATAAGATAGAAGGATGTATTACATCTTAACTTACTTACTCAGGATGAAGAGAAACCGTAAAGGGGGATACCACACATTGGCGAGAGAAAAAGGAGCGAAAGGAAAGGAGAGCCGTTTACGTCTTTTACATGCAGCGGCCAAACAATTTGCAACCCATGGATTTTACACGACAAAGGTCAGCTCAATTGTAGCAGAGGCTAAGTTATCTCAGCCTGCGTTTTACCTGTATTTCGAAAGCAAAGATGCCGTATTTGAAGAATTGGTAGAGATGTTCCGTTCCAGACTGCAGGCTGTGATCAACGACAGTCAGCTTCCGGAGCAGAATGGAGCCAAGCATAGTGCACTCGATCAACTGTGTCATACCCTGCAATCGATGTTTGAGTATTTTTACAGCCATCCCGATCTGACCCGTATCGGATTCTACCTGTCTCCGGATGCGAACGAGATCAAGCTGGAGCTGGTACAGGGAATCGAGAAAATGCTGCGGCATGAACAGCAGAATTCCAATTTCGCAAGTGATATCCCCATGAATCTGGTCTCCGAATGTCTGGTGGGTACGATTGAGCGTATTGTATTTACACAGCTGCTGCCGGGTCGCATTACGCCGGAAGAGCTTGCTGTCAATATCGTACGTCTGTATGTATCCGGTCTGGCCCGGAATCAGAGTAAAGTATAATCTGCAGGAGGAATTATTTTCATGATTACAGTCGGTTTGACAGGCTGGGGAGACCATGATTCGCTCTATTTGACGAAAGAGGCTTCCAAGAACAAACTGCCCACATACAGCAGCCTCTTCCCGGCCGTAGAAGTGGATAGCTCTTTTTATGCCATTCAATCCCGGCGTAATATGGAAAAGTGGACAGACGAGACTCCGGATAACTTTCGTTTTCTTGTCAAAGCGTATCAGGGAATGACAGGCCATACCCGTGGCAAAATTCCTTTTAATTCCGAAGAAGAGATGTTTGAGGCTTTTCGCTTGTCGATCAGTACCATGGCCAAGGCAAATAAACTGATGGCCGCATTATTTCAGTTTCCACCCTGGTTCGATTGCACAAAGGAAAATGTCAACACATTGCGCCGTATCCGTGAGCGCATGGGAGAATATCCGTGTGCTCTTGAATTTCGCCACCAGAGCTGGTTCACTTCCCAAATGCGTGACCGGACCCTGAATTTTATGCGTCAGGAGAAATGGATCCATAGTGTATGTGATGAACCGCAGGCGGGTACAGGCTCTGTGCCGATTGTCGAAGAAGCAACGGATCGTCGTCTGACGGTAGTACGTATGCATGGCCGCAATACAGCCGGCTGGAATTCAGCGGGTCAGCCTAACTGGCGCGAAGTCCGTTATCTGTACCGCTACAATGAGGATGAACTTGCAGAATGGGCAGCACGGCTGCAGCGTCTGGAGCAGTCCTCTGACGAAGTGTGTATTATTTTTAATAACAATTCGGCTGGAGATGCTGCGGATAATGCGAGACAGCTCATGCACATGTTGGGACAACATTTGCCCGAGATTCCTCAGGAAAAGCAGCCGGAAGCAGAGCAATTGGATTTGTTTGATATGTAGCAGTCTGATTATTTCGAATAAATATTCGTATATATGATTAATTATTCATTTATGATAACAGATTGCCATATCGCAAATTGTCAGGTGCTCTGTATAATGTAGCTATATACAAAGTGATAATATATAATGCTGCAACAAGCAACAAGCAACAAGCAACAAGCAATAAGCGCTCGTAATAGAGCTGTTCAGCAAAAAGAAGCCGTTCTTCACTCCAGAAGAACGGCTTCTTTTTTAATGCTTGGCAAGACGGTAAAATTGCCGCTGTACCCATAATAACCGGGACAGCAGAGTTACAGCTCCCACAGCCAGTCCAATACTCAGACCGACCCAGTAACCATAAGCAGCCAGGTCTGTATAATTGGCGATCCAGTAACCAACCGGCAGACCGATTATCCAGTACGACAGAAACGTCAGGAAAAAGGCAGGGTTCACATCTTTGTATCCCCGCAGCGCACCCTGTACTGGTGTGGCAATAGCATCGGATAGCTGATAAAAGCTGGCATAAATCATAAAGTGGGCGATCAACTCAATCAGCACGGGATCAGAAGAATATAATGCCGAGATCGGATAGCGAAAAGCGAGCAAAATTACTGCCGTGCATACCGACAGCAGCACCGCTGTACCGATTCCCAGCAGGCTGTACTGACGAGCGTCTTTTAGACGACCTGCTCCCACTTCGTAACCGACCAGAATGGTCAGAGCCGTACATATGCTCAGCGGAAGCATATACAAAGTAGACGCAAAATTTTGCGCTGCCTGGTGGGCGGCAATCGTCAGAGTATCATACCGACTCATAAGCAGGGTAACGCCGGCGAAGATGGCAGTTTCAAAAAAGATGGCAAATCCCATGGGAACACCCAGTCGCAGGATTTCCAGCCATTTTTGTCCCGATGGACGATGATACCGGCTAAATATACGATCATCGCGAAAAGGACTGGCCAACCATACCACCAGCACAGCAATCAGAAATACACACCAGTACGTAATAGCCGATGCGACCCCCGCGCCAACTCCACCCAATTGTGGGAAGCCGAATTTACCAAAAATCAGCAAATAATTCAGCCCCACATTAATCGGCAACGAACAAAGAGTAATCATCATGGAGAAGCGGGTCTGACCCAGCGCATCAATATAACTACGCAGCACAGTATAACCAAATAGCGGTACGATCCCGGCCGATAAGGCAATCAGGAAGTGCAGCGCTACATCATGAACACGAGCTTCCAGATTCATCGCATTCAGTATGGGCTGTACTGTCATCACACCGACAATCAGTATAACCAGAGAGACCAGCACCGATAACAACAGCGCCTGATACACACTGAAGCTGATTTTCTCTCGCTGATTGGAGCCGACCAGCTGCGAGACGATAGGAGTAACAGCAACGAGTATACCGCTGAGTCCTGCCTGAATCGGAACCCATAGACTGGATCCAATCGCTACACCTGCCAGATCCTGCGCACTGGCATGACCGGACATATTGGTATCAAAAAACGTTATCAAGGAAAGTGCAATCTGTGTGACCAGTACCGGAAACAGAATTTTGAGAAACTGGCCATATTTTTGTGACCATGTAGCAGTAGGTATCATTGTTATCAACCTCATTCAGTGAAAAAGATAAATTAAAGCATAAGAAATCCCCCTGCTGCGGGTCATCCTGTTCAGGAATGCTCTGCAGCAGGGGGAGAAGTATATGTTGTACGATTAGAAATTGGCGTTGGAAGTATAACGGTTGGTGGCGTTCCAGAGCAGATACTCCTCGACACCCATATCTTTCATGGCGCGGATCTGTTCATCCACTTCTTTTTTGCCATACTGGATATAGTGGCCACCGCCTAGCCAGCTGGCGGTGAAGTCCTGAATCCATGGACGAATGATCGGCTTTTGTTCACCGAGAGGGTCCAGTTTTTTCAGTGTATCTTTCATGGAGCCTTTGATCGTGACATATGGATTTTTATCCGGATCTTTGACACCGTACCAGCCGGTAGTATAGTGACTTGGATACACCATCGGACTGATAACATCTACATTTTCCGAGATTTTGGCAAAATCCTGTCCGATACCTTCAGCAGCAGGCACGGAAGCCGCATAACCAAAAATATCTACCGATACTCGAACGCCCAGAGGAGCGAGTTCCTTGCGTGCGTACTGAACGAATTCAGCGATCACATCTACACGGGACTTGTCATCTTTTTCAAACTTCAATTCATTTTCATGATTTTCGAAGCCCTCGGGGAAGCGCACATAGTCAAACTGGATTTCCTTAAATCCTTTGGCAGCAGCTTCTTTGGCAAGAGCGATATTGTAATCCCATACTTCTTTTTTGTATGGATTCACAAAATTGTCTCCCTTGCCGTTACTCCATACCTGGCCATTGCTTTTCACAAAGGACAGCTCCGGATGCTTTTTGGCAAGTACAGAATCCTTGAACACGACAATGCGTGCAATCGGATAGACATCATGTTTTTTGAGACGGGTCATCAGTTTGTCGATATCACCGATAAACTTTTGCGGACTGCCCATCTTTTTAAGCTCGGGATTTTCGGTTTTGTACGTTATGTATCCGGCATCATCCTTGAGGTCAATGACCATCGCATTCAGCTCTGTTTTGTCTAGCAGATCCAGCAGGGTAGTCATACGGGAACCACCAGCGCTATAGGCGGTAACATAGACGCCTTTGACTTTTGGAGCGTTGGTCTGCGGGTCGATTTTGGCAGGAGGATTATCCGCATCCACCTGTGTGCTGTGCATTTGGCCCTGAATAGCCACCCGGTTCATAATAGATTCCAGTGAAGCATGTTGATTGGTACCTTGTGTTTGAGCCGCCTGGTCGCCACCAAAAGTGGAGGAGGCAGCCAGCATAAGCGCCCAGAAAATGTTCATGTAATTAACCCTCATCTCTTATGTATAATCGTGACAGTATCCAAAAACACTTTAAGTATAACGCATCAAAACACCATGATAAAGACAACTTTGGAAATGACTTCCGGGTAACCTGCAAGCAGGCAAACAAACCGATTCCTTCTCCGTTGATGCGTTTTGCTTAAAGTATTCCATTCAACCTATTTAAACAGCACAGCAAAGAGTTAAACAGCTGCACCATGAATAAATGTATTTTTCCTGCAAACAGAAAAACCGCCTTTGCCCGGCGCATATAGCAGCATGGACAAAAGCGGCACTTTATTGTAAAAACTGTTGATCCTGGTTCTCGCAAATACTGTATTGAATAATCTCCATGGCATCATTGGGTTCCAGAATACGCAGCCCGTCACGCAGAACAATCAGTGAATTGAGTTCCTGCTGTTTCAGGGAAGGCATCATGTCTGGAAAACACTTCATGACAATTTGTGACAATTTAACTGTTTCCACTTCCACAATAATCATCCTTTCCTATCCTGGAATCATTTCGCTTCATACTCATGTACGAATTATTCGAACGGAAACTTAGGAAAAGCATGGTTGTTCATCAAGGATCAGGGACAGGACACAAACTTCGAAATAAGGTATGATGCGGCGGCGTGTACTGATTTTACTATATATAACGACAAAAAGCGACTTTCAGTGAATAGCAAACGGCAACTCTGCTGAAAATATTAACTTTTCCGGAATGAACCCATAATGCCCACAGTCTCGACCATATTTACAAATGCATCCGGGTCGGTCTCTTTGATAATACGGCGCAGCTCGGCCAGCTCATAGCGTGTAGTAACCGTCATCAGCATATCCTTGGGGGTATGCGAGAAGGCTCCTTCCGCTTTGATCATGGTTACGCCGCGCTGCAGAGGCATTAGCTTCTCCAGCAGCAGCTCGGTATGGTTGGATACGATGAATAAAGTAATCTTGATATGGTGGACATAAATAAGATCCAGTACCTTGCCTCCGATATAAATGGATACCATGGAAGCCAGCGCGATATTCCAGTCGTTGGCCAGATAACCCATCGCCAGAATAACGAGACCGTTCAAGCCGACGATAACATTACCTACCGGGAAATCACGATAGCGGGTAATAATGGAGCCCAGGATATCGAATCCGCCGGACGAACCGCCTACCCGGAAAGAAATACCTACCCCTATACCGATCAATACGCCGCCAAATACCGACGATATCAACAGATCGGTCGCAGCAGCCCGTATAGGGATAATAGTCATTAACCACGTTGTTGCGGCTACAGACACAATACTGAGAAAAATATATCTTTTTCCAAGCAGGAACCAGCCAGCTACCAACAGCGGTATATTATAGACAAAGTAGAGCATGCTGATATTAAAAGGTGTAAAATAACCGGTTAACATAGCAAGTCCTGATACCCCTCCGCTTAGCAGTTGGTGAGGAATCAGGAACAGGTTGAACGCAGCAGCTGTGAAAACGGAGCCAAGGATGACTACCAGCAGCGGCATTATTTTTTTCGACATTGAAGTTCACTCCTAGTGTTAGTTAGTTATGGAAAGTGTGCGTAACCATTTATGGGAAGTTTCTTTCATAAAAGTAATTATATTATGATTCAGCTAGGCATAACCCTGTATTTTGTGATATAATGAATTAGATATTCTTGAGTAGGGATGTTTTGCTGAATGAAGTTCAGAATATTTTATAAATGCAAGACGGGTTTATTTCATCATAGAGAGTATTGAATAACTCTTTATCTAAAAAATCATTACTCCAGATGCTCTGGCAGTGAACGGATTATTCAATATCAACACCAGATAACGGGATATGGTGGTCTGTGAGACCTCCTGATAAGCAGCTAATATGCTACTCAATTGCTACTTAAGAATACAAACAAGTTAGTGGATTGTCCACCATCATAGAAGGAGTTTGAATATTTTGACTAAATTTGTAGACTTTGGGTTAGGCGAAAATGTATTAAAAGCAATCATGGAACTGGGTTTTGAAGAAGCAACTCCAATTCAATCCCAAGCAATTCCGATTGCAATGGAAGGCAGCGACCTGATCGGTCAGGCTCAAACAGGTACGGGTAAAACAGCAGCATTCAGTATTCCTATTATTAACAAGATCGAACGTTCGGAAGAAAAAATCGTAGCACTGGTAATGGCTCCTACACGTGAGCTTGCTATCCAGGTAGCCGAAGAAATCGAAAAACTGGCACGTTTCAAAGGTATTCGTTCCCTGCCAATCTACGGCGGACAGGAAATTGGCCGTCAGATCCGTGCACTGAAAAAGAAACCACAAATCATTATCGGTACACCAGGTCGTTTGCTTGACCACATCAACCGTAAAACAATCAAGCTGGAAGATGTACAGCACGTTGTACTGGATGAAGCGGATGAAATGCTGGATATGGGCTTCATGGAAGATATCCAGTCTATCCTGAAGCAGGTTCCGGAAGTACGTCAAACAATGCTTTTCTCTGCGACAATGCCTCCTAACATTCAGCGTCTGGCAAGCCAGTTCCTGAAAGATCCAAAACACGTATCCGTTATTCCAAAACAGGTAAGTGCACCATTGATCGATCAATCGTATATCGAAGTCAATGAGCGCCAGAAATTTGATGCCCTGTCCCGCTTGCTGGATATGGAATCTCCTGAGCTGGCTATCGTATTCGGACGTACCAAGCGTCGTGTAGACGAACTGTCCGAAGCTTTGCAAAAACGCGGATATTCTGCAGATGGTCTGCATGGTGACCTATCCCAGAACCAGCGCGATAACGTTATGCGCAAATTCCGTGACGGCAGCATTGATGTACTGGTAGCTACAGACGTAGCAGCACGTGGTCTGGATGTATCCGGCGTTACTCACGTTGTTAACTTTGACCTGCCACAGGATCCAGAGAGCTATGTTCACCGTATCGGCCGTACCGGTCGTGCAGGTAAAGAAGGCGCAGCATATTCCTTCGTCACTCCTCGTGA
It encodes the following:
- a CDS encoding amino acid ABC transporter ATP-binding protein is translated as MPVKEMISIEGLTKSFGELQVLKGVDLTIAESEVVCLVGASGSGKSTLLRCLNFLEKKDGGIIRFEGKEIDPKKDDLNKVREKVGMVFQHFNLFPHKTVLENIIEAPVMVKKIPKQQAIQEARELLRKVDLEDKADVYPNKLSGGQKQRVAIARALAMKPDIMLFDEATSALDPELVGEVLKTMRELAEEGMTMVVVTHEMHFAREVADTVVLLHDGNIIEKAEAEQFFTAPQEERTREFLQRTVLNG
- a CDS encoding tetraprenyl-beta-curcumene synthase family protein; translation: MNDMMQSRYPFPRNAISLMQRVYKYGLPEVRQELDVWRSMAERMPDEELRKQALASIATKQFHCEGGAIYAVANISQRHILLPLIVAFQTISDYLDNLCDRSTSMDPDDFRLLHQSMLDAVTPDAQPVNYYRLRTEQEDGGYLEALVTTCQQNVSKLPDYDAVFPYVRDLVGLYCDLQVHKHIAPELRESALLNWWSENKYRTPHLQWNEFAAATGSTLGVFMLFLAASGFGLDDTGAKQVYSAYFPHVCCLHIMLDYVIDQEEDRRGGDLNFCNYYDSPDTMYERIEQIVDWARRDVNTIPGTSFHRMIIEGLVALYLSDPKVSEQQEVRTVSRRLMRKGPLTRVFFMVNSRWIRKYMYEH
- the pfkA gene encoding 6-phosphofructokinase encodes the protein MSAVESAVKKIAVLTSGGDSQGMNAAVRAVVRSGLYYGLEVCGIQRGYQGLLNEDIFPMDLRSVGDIIQRGGTILQSARCKEFMTLEGQQKGADILRKHGIDGLIVIGGDGSYQGANKLSKQGINTMGLPGTIDNDISFTDYTIGFDTSVGVVVDAINKLRDTMSSHERVSIVEVMGRHCGDIALHAGLASGAESILVPEVPFDLKEIADRMHHNFACGKRHSIIIVAEGAGRGEDVAEQLHLQYPNLEPRVTVLGHIQRGGTPTPRDRNLASLLGDFAVRKLIEGESDKACGVIKGELVLTDIDKVVNSKKEFDHATYELALRLSQ
- a CDS encoding TetR/AcrR family transcriptional regulator, with the translated sequence MAREKGAKGKESRLRLLHAAAKQFATHGFYTTKVSSIVAEAKLSQPAFYLYFESKDAVFEELVEMFRSRLQAVINDSQLPEQNGAKHSALDQLCHTLQSMFEYFYSHPDLTRIGFYLSPDANEIKLELVQGIEKMLRHEQQNSNFASDIPMNLVSECLVGTIERIVFTQLLPGRITPEELAVNIVRLYVSGLARNQSKV
- a CDS encoding DUF72 domain-containing protein; translated protein: MITVGLTGWGDHDSLYLTKEASKNKLPTYSSLFPAVEVDSSFYAIQSRRNMEKWTDETPDNFRFLVKAYQGMTGHTRGKIPFNSEEEMFEAFRLSISTMAKANKLMAALFQFPPWFDCTKENVNTLRRIRERMGEYPCALEFRHQSWFTSQMRDRTLNFMRQEKWIHSVCDEPQAGTGSVPIVEEATDRRLTVVRMHGRNTAGWNSAGQPNWREVRYLYRYNEDELAEWAARLQRLEQSSDEVCIIFNNNSAGDAADNARQLMHMLGQHLPEIPQEKQPEAEQLDLFDM
- a CDS encoding MATE family efflux transporter, with the translated sequence MIPTATWSQKYGQFLKILFPVLVTQIALSLITFFDTNMSGHASAQDLAGVAIGSSLWVPIQAGLSGILVAVTPIVSQLVGSNQREKISFSVYQALLLSVLVSLVILIVGVMTVQPILNAMNLEARVHDVALHFLIALSAGIVPLFGYTVLRSYIDALGQTRFSMMITLCSLPINVGLNYLLIFGKFGFPQLGGVGAGVASAITYWCVFLIAVLVVWLASPFRDDRIFSRYHRPSGQKWLEILRLGVPMGFAIFFETAIFAGVTLLMSRYDTLTIAAHQAAQNFASTLYMLPLSICTALTILVGYEVGAGRLKDARQYSLLGIGTAVLLSVCTAVILLAFRYPISALYSSDPVLIELIAHFMIYASFYQLSDAIATPVQGALRGYKDVNPAFFLTFLSYWIIGLPVGYWIANYTDLAAYGYWVGLSIGLAVGAVTLLSRLLWVQRQFYRLAKH
- a CDS encoding putative glycoside hydrolase is translated as MNIFWALMLAASSTFGGDQAAQTQGTNQHASLESIMNRVAIQGQMHSTQVDADNPPAKIDPQTNAPKVKGVYVTAYSAGGSRMTTLLDLLDKTELNAMVIDLKDDAGYITYKTENPELKKMGSPQKFIGDIDKLMTRLKKHDVYPIARIVVFKDSVLAKKHPELSFVKSNGQVWSNGKGDNFVNPYKKEVWDYNIALAKEAAAKGFKEIQFDYVRFPEGFENHENELKFEKDDKSRVDVIAEFVQYARKELAPLGVRVSVDIFGYAASVPAAEGIGQDFAKISENVDVISPMVYPSHYTTGWYGVKDPDKNPYVTIKGSMKDTLKKLDPLGEQKPIIRPWIQDFTASWLGGGHYIQYGKKEVDEQIRAMKDMGVEEYLLWNATNRYTSNANF
- a CDS encoding YitT family protein; amino-acid sequence: MSKKIMPLLVVILGSVFTAAAFNLFLIPHQLLSGGVSGLAMLTGYFTPFNISMLYFVYNIPLLVAGWFLLGKRYIFLSIVSVAATTWLMTIIPIRAAATDLLISSVFGGVLIGIGVGISFRVGGSSGGFDILGSIITRYRDFPVGNVIVGLNGLVILAMGYLANDWNIALASMVSIYIGGKVLDLIYVHHIKITLFIVSNHTELLLEKLMPLQRGVTMIKAEGAFSHTPKDMLMTVTTRYELAELRRIIKETDPDAFVNMVETVGIMGSFRKS
- a CDS encoding DEAD/DEAH box helicase, translated to MTKFVDFGLGENVLKAIMELGFEEATPIQSQAIPIAMEGSDLIGQAQTGTGKTAAFSIPIINKIERSEEKIVALVMAPTRELAIQVAEEIEKLARFKGIRSLPIYGGQEIGRQIRALKKKPQIIIGTPGRLLDHINRKTIKLEDVQHVVLDEADEMLDMGFMEDIQSILKQVPEVRQTMLFSATMPPNIQRLASQFLKDPKHVSVIPKQVSAPLIDQSYIEVNERQKFDALSRLLDMESPELAIVFGRTKRRVDELSEALQKRGYSADGLHGDLSQNQRDNVMRKFRDGSIDVLVATDVAARGLDVSGVTHVVNFDLPQDPESYVHRIGRTGRAGKEGAAYSFVTPRELDHLHFIERVTRHKITRKPLPSLAEAIEGKQRITAERLLELVQDDTAPLNEYKGIAIQLLESYDSVNLLAAAIKLLTGDKKDAQIDLTPEDPIRAKRRKPDVRSGGRKPSGSYNRSGGGYKGNNSGGSRGGYGSGGGGYKGGSRDGAGSSSREGGRDYSRDRKPRSNNGGSSEGRRPSTTKRPDSFE